A genomic stretch from Anaerolinea thermophila UNI-1 includes:
- a CDS encoding NAD+ synthase, whose protein sequence is MKTQVNLNINTDLVRRILTGFIRSEIHRMGFERAVINLSGGLDSAVSCFLAAEALGPQNVLALRLPYRTSSPESLEHAQMVIEATGVQSHTFEITPMVDPLIEHFPEMNSLRKGNIMARMRMIVLYDQTVAFNGLAVGTGNKTEILLGYTTLYGDSACALNPIGDLYKTQVRQLARALGVPQVVIDKPPSADLWAGQTDEGELGFTYAEVDKLLYLLIDERYTPQECIEAGFDSRFVHAVVERVRKNQFKRMLPPIAKLSNRTIGYDFLYLRDWGT, encoded by the coding sequence ATGAAAACACAGGTCAACCTGAATATCAACACCGATCTGGTGCGGCGCATCCTTACCGGTTTCATCCGCAGTGAAATCCACCGCATGGGTTTTGAGCGCGCGGTGATTAACCTCTCCGGTGGTTTGGACTCGGCGGTATCCTGTTTCCTGGCGGCTGAGGCGCTTGGACCGCAAAATGTGCTGGCATTGCGTTTGCCCTATCGCACCTCTTCTCCAGAATCACTGGAGCATGCTCAGATGGTTATCGAGGCTACCGGTGTGCAGTCACATACCTTTGAAATCACCCCGATGGTGGACCCCCTCATTGAGCATTTTCCGGAGATGAATTCTCTGCGCAAGGGGAATATCATGGCGCGGATGCGCATGATTGTCCTCTACGACCAGACCGTTGCCTTCAATGGGCTGGCTGTTGGCACGGGAAACAAAACAGAGATTCTGCTGGGTTATACCACTCTGTACGGCGACTCAGCCTGCGCGCTGAATCCCATTGGCGACCTTTACAAAACGCAGGTGCGCCAACTGGCTCGCGCGCTGGGCGTGCCTCAGGTCGTCATTGATAAACCCCCCTCAGCCGATTTATGGGCAGGGCAAACCGATGAAGGGGAACTGGGCTTTACCTATGCTGAGGTGGATAAACTGCTTTACTTGCTCATTGATGAGCGTTATACCCCGCAGGAATGCATCGAAGCCGGTTTCGATTCACGTTTCGTCCATGCAGTGGTGGAACGGGTCCGGAAAAATCAATTTAAGCGCATGCTTCCGCCGATTGCCAAACTGAGCAACCGCACAATAGGGTACGATTTTCTGTACCTGCGCGATTGGGGTACCTGA
- a CDS encoding nitrilase-related carbon-nitrogen hydrolase has product MKLCLALAQINTVLGNVQKNLEKHLAIIEEANSRGADLVVFPELSLTGYVLQDLTPMVACRPRVDDPVFAPLLAASQRLDIVVGFVEEDVRNRFYIAAAYLSRGKVLHVHRKVYLPTYGLFDEGRFFAWGDTVQAFDTSYGRVGMLICEDFWHASPPYLLWLDGADLFIFMSASPGRGVTGKEVLDSSRWVNHILRAYASLYTSFVAHTNRVGFEDGLNFWGQAALYDPNGDLLAEGPAFEEALTLVEIDLNQLHRTRARLPLLRDERTALVQRELNRIVSDRTHFSGR; this is encoded by the coding sequence ATGAAATTATGCCTTGCTCTGGCTCAAATTAATACTGTACTGGGCAATGTCCAGAAGAATCTGGAAAAGCATCTGGCGATTATTGAAGAAGCCAATTCGCGGGGTGCGGATCTGGTGGTCTTCCCCGAACTCTCTCTCACAGGCTATGTGTTGCAGGACCTGACTCCCATGGTTGCCTGCCGCCCGCGGGTGGATGACCCCGTATTTGCGCCCTTGCTGGCAGCCAGTCAGCGCCTGGATATTGTGGTTGGTTTTGTGGAAGAGGATGTGCGCAACCGTTTCTACATTGCCGCCGCATATCTCTCGCGCGGCAAGGTACTTCATGTGCATCGCAAGGTGTACCTGCCTACGTATGGCTTGTTCGATGAAGGACGCTTCTTTGCCTGGGGCGATACGGTTCAGGCATTTGATACCAGTTATGGCAGGGTGGGTATGCTCATCTGCGAAGATTTCTGGCATGCTTCACCGCCTTATCTGCTCTGGCTGGATGGCGCAGATTTGTTCATTTTCATGTCGGCATCTCCCGGCAGGGGAGTGACCGGCAAAGAGGTGCTGGATTCTTCCCGCTGGGTCAATCACATCCTGCGCGCCTATGCCAGTTTGTATACCAGTTTTGTGGCGCACACCAACCGCGTGGGTTTTGAAGACGGCTTGAACTTCTGGGGGCAGGCGGCGCTCTATGATCCCAATGGCGATTTGCTCGCCGAGGGCCCTGCGTTTGAAGAAGCCCTGACCCTAGTGGAAATCGATCTCAATCAACTGCACCGCACCCGCGCGCGCCTGCCGCTTCTGCGCGACGAGCGCACTGCGCTGGTTCAGCGGGAACTTAACCGCATTGTCAGCGATCGCACCCATTTCAGTGGGAGGTAA
- a CDS encoding prolipoprotein diacylglyceryl transferase, whose product MILLYPYWRGGVNEFSFLLMIGGGLGLWRVSRQRELQWLDGAILTILCALIGARLGYVLINLAYFREVPEEILQFWLGGLSAPGALIGGLLGIGVASLLFRVSYLRMSDRLYPLLPPLAVSCWLGCWLAGCAYGAVAQPGWLGVPAPDEAGWMTWRVPVQPLAALSLIVFYALMEALIPIPRPSGWLSSLALAWLTLVNLVASLFRADPIPVWNHFRIDTWVYLGLELLFLSCFTILHFTAHRHSRGKQANV is encoded by the coding sequence ATGATTTTGTTATACCCATACTGGCGAGGTGGGGTGAACGAATTCAGTTTCCTGCTCATGATTGGCGGAGGATTGGGGCTGTGGCGTGTGAGCCGTCAGCGCGAATTGCAGTGGCTGGATGGTGCCATTCTGACCATTTTATGCGCGCTGATAGGGGCGCGCCTGGGCTATGTGCTGATCAACCTCGCTTACTTTCGGGAAGTCCCTGAAGAAATTTTGCAATTCTGGCTGGGAGGGCTTTCTGCGCCGGGAGCCCTGATTGGCGGTCTCCTGGGAATTGGGGTGGCGTCTTTGCTGTTCCGTGTGTCTTATTTGCGCATGTCAGACCGTCTTTATCCGCTTTTGCCCCCGCTGGCGGTCAGTTGCTGGTTGGGGTGCTGGCTGGCGGGTTGCGCTTACGGCGCGGTCGCTCAGCCTGGCTGGCTGGGTGTACCCGCGCCCGATGAGGCAGGCTGGATGACCTGGCGTGTTCCTGTTCAGCCGCTGGCAGCGCTCAGTTTGATTGTCTTTTATGCCCTCATGGAAGCCCTGATTCCGATTCCGCGCCCTTCAGGGTGGCTTTCCAGCCTGGCGCTGGCATGGCTGACGCTGGTGAATCTGGTGGCTTCGTTATTTCGTGCCGATCCTATACCAGTCTGGAATCACTTCCGCATAGATACCTGGGTGTATCTGGGGTTGGAGTTGCTCTTTTTATCCTGTTTTACCATTTTGCATTTTACAGCGCATCGTCATTCGAGAGGAAAACAAGCAAACGTATGA
- a CDS encoding glycosyltransferase family 39 protein has protein sequence MPFLRRQSPMEFDLSLPDGAKRVRVLTESGHLVVEIRSEKGEVLERHESHAPSGMARWRAVFPVIAFWLALALYLAVRLTALSDFPVYFFSDEAIQTMLAADLLRDGFRGYTGEFLPPYFPNGGQYNLSLSVYLQVIPNLLFPRSVEVTRATSVFMTLIAALSVGLILQKIFASRFPWLSVLVLSLTPAWFLHSRTAFETALATTFFAAFLYFYLLYLSNHPLSLPWAVTFAALTFYSYAPMRLVIATLAVLLVILDWRRHWQNPRITLISTGLGILWLIPFVRFLVLHPAELNQHLTILGSYWVADLSLVEKLRRAGEIYLNLLSPAYWWGEPRFDIIRHVMKGYGHLPRLLAPFTVLGFLWALARMIRGDARARTLFLAWIMGPLGAVLVGEGITRVLCMVIPLTLFTALGLEKTLEVLKREHHWQDLHIPALVKGNGLLVVLYLALAWANVAMLNDALSHAALWTQDYGLNGLQYGGRQVFAEIQNRLKHEPGLKVVLTPTWANGTDVLARFFLPQDPPPVEINSYLAYTETYRPFIPEKTVFVMTAEEYRELPRQYFSEIEIEHELYYPDGSPGFYFVRLRYVPDFEEILAREQAERLKPIEETVEVYGMALTISHTRLDMGELPHIFDRNPSTLIRTAGINPLTLKVVFPVPQVIGQVSLRIGGAPSQVKLSFWQAGENTPHVVEQEIPQDPLPRTVSIPLENPLEVSALQVELWNASDGADGHVHLWELEWSQTP, from the coding sequence ATGCCGTTCCTGCGCCGCCAATCTCCAATGGAATTCGACCTGTCTTTGCCCGACGGGGCGAAGAGGGTGCGGGTACTGACAGAATCCGGGCATCTGGTGGTGGAAATCCGCTCGGAGAAGGGCGAGGTTCTCGAACGCCATGAGTCCCATGCCCCTTCAGGGATGGCACGCTGGCGTGCTGTTTTTCCTGTAATTGCCTTCTGGCTGGCGCTGGCGTTATACCTGGCGGTGCGCCTGACCGCACTGTCAGATTTTCCGGTGTACTTCTTCTCCGATGAAGCCATCCAAACCATGCTCGCCGCTGATTTGCTTCGCGACGGGTTTCGCGGATATACCGGGGAATTCCTGCCCCCTTACTTTCCCAACGGCGGGCAGTATAACCTGAGTCTCTCGGTGTACCTGCAGGTCATCCCCAACCTGTTGTTCCCCCGTTCGGTTGAGGTTACCCGTGCCACATCGGTGTTCATGACCCTCATCGCCGCGTTGTCGGTGGGGTTGATTCTGCAGAAAATCTTTGCCAGCCGTTTCCCATGGCTGTCGGTGCTGGTGCTTTCGCTGACCCCGGCGTGGTTTTTGCATTCCCGTACCGCCTTTGAGACGGCTCTGGCAACCACCTTTTTTGCTGCTTTTCTGTATTTTTACCTGCTCTATCTTTCCAATCATCCGCTATCCCTGCCTTGGGCAGTGACTTTTGCCGCGCTTACGTTTTATTCCTATGCGCCCATGCGGCTGGTCATTGCCACGCTGGCGGTGTTGCTGGTGATTCTTGACTGGCGCAGGCACTGGCAAAACCCGCGCATTACTCTCATCAGTACTGGACTTGGTATCTTGTGGCTGATTCCTTTTGTCCGGTTTCTGGTACTCCACCCCGCCGAACTGAACCAGCACCTGACCATTTTGGGGTCTTACTGGGTGGCAGATTTATCCCTGGTGGAGAAATTGCGCCGTGCGGGAGAGATTTACCTCAACCTGCTCAGCCCGGCTTACTGGTGGGGAGAGCCGCGCTTCGACATCATCCGCCACGTGATGAAAGGATACGGGCATTTGCCGCGTCTGTTGGCACCTTTCACTGTATTGGGCTTCCTCTGGGCGCTGGCGCGGATGATTCGCGGGGATGCACGTGCCAGAACCCTGTTCCTGGCGTGGATCATGGGACCGCTGGGGGCGGTACTGGTGGGAGAAGGCATTACCCGCGTGCTTTGTATGGTGATTCCTTTGACTCTGTTTACTGCGCTGGGACTGGAAAAGACTTTGGAAGTGCTAAAGCGGGAACATCACTGGCAGGATTTGCATATCCCTGCTCTGGTGAAGGGGAATGGCTTGCTGGTGGTCCTTTACCTGGCTCTGGCGTGGGCAAATGTAGCCATGCTCAATGATGCGCTGAGCCATGCAGCACTATGGACCCAGGATTACGGACTGAATGGATTGCAGTACGGCGGGCGGCAGGTGTTTGCTGAGATTCAAAATCGCTTAAAGCACGAACCTGGCTTAAAGGTGGTGCTGACCCCCACTTGGGCAAACGGTACAGATGTGCTGGCGCGTTTCTTCCTGCCGCAGGACCCGCCGCCGGTGGAAATCAATTCCTATCTGGCATATACCGAAACCTACCGCCCGTTCATCCCTGAAAAGACGGTATTTGTGATGACGGCTGAGGAATACCGTGAACTGCCCCGCCAGTACTTTTCTGAGATTGAGATTGAACATGAGTTGTACTATCCTGATGGCTCGCCGGGGTTTTATTTTGTGCGCTTGAGATATGTGCCTGATTTCGAAGAAATTCTTGCCCGAGAACAGGCGGAGCGCCTCAAACCAATTGAGGAAACAGTGGAAGTCTACGGGATGGCCCTGACAATTTCTCATACCCGCCTGGATATGGGCGAACTGCCCCATATTTTTGACCGCAATCCTTCCACCCTGATTCGTACCGCAGGGATTAACCCTCTGACGTTGAAGGTGGTGTTTCCCGTTCCTCAGGTAATAGGGCAGGTCAGTCTGCGTATTGGGGGGGCGCCCAGTCAGGTGAAGTTGAGTTTCTGGCAGGCAGGGGAGAATACCCCTCATGTGGTGGAGCAGGAAATTCCCCAGGACCCGCTCCCGCGCACGGTGAGCATTCCACTGGAAAATCCCCTGGAAGTTTCGGCTTTGCAGGTAGAATTGTGGAACGCCAGCGATGGTGCGGACGGACATGTGCATTTATGGGAACTGGAATGGAGCCAAACGCCGTGA